In the genome of Longimicrobiales bacterium, one region contains:
- the fbp gene encoding class 1 fructose-bisphosphatase, with product MLESHVVTISRFLVDQERDAPAATGAFTSLLHDIALAAKVIGREVNKAGLADILGDAGGRNVHGETVQKLDAFADQVMYRALDHTGLVACMASEEHEEFIPIPDKFDAGEYVVIFDPLDGSSNIDVNVSIGTIFSIHCKVSTGERGTLDDCLQPGSRQVAAGYVLYGSSTMLVYTTGAGVHGFTLDPSLGEFVLSHPQMRFPDPPRKIYSINEAYFARWSQGQQRLVSHLKTDGGFGSRYIGSLVADFHRTLLQGGIFMYPGDSINGAGKLRLLYEAAPMAMVAEQAGGRASTGFQDIMDVIPEALHQRVPLYIGSAEFVDLAERLLREGSEI from the coding sequence ATGCTCGAAAGTCACGTTGTCACCATCTCCCGTTTCTTGGTGGATCAGGAGCGGGACGCACCTGCCGCCACCGGGGCCTTCACGAGCCTCCTTCACGATATCGCCCTAGCAGCTAAGGTGATCGGGCGAGAAGTGAACAAGGCAGGTCTCGCAGACATTCTTGGTGATGCTGGTGGTCGCAACGTCCACGGGGAGACGGTTCAGAAGCTGGATGCGTTCGCAGACCAGGTCATGTACCGTGCCTTGGACCATACCGGCCTCGTTGCCTGCATGGCATCAGAGGAGCACGAAGAATTCATCCCGATCCCGGACAAGTTCGATGCCGGTGAGTATGTGGTGATTTTTGATCCGCTCGATGGTTCGTCGAACATCGATGTGAACGTGTCGATCGGCACAATCTTCAGTATCCATTGCAAAGTCAGTACGGGTGAGCGGGGAACACTGGACGACTGTCTCCAGCCGGGAAGCCGCCAGGTAGCCGCTGGATATGTGCTTTACGGCTCCTCGACCATGCTCGTGTATACCACCGGGGCCGGTGTCCACGGCTTCACGCTGGATCCGTCCCTGGGTGAATTCGTACTGAGCCACCCCCAAATGCGCTTCCCTGACCCGCCCCGGAAGATCTATTCGATCAACGAAGCGTATTTTGCCCGGTGGTCGCAGGGTCAGCAGCGCCTGGTGAGTCATTTGAAGACGGACGGTGGATTCGGATCTCGTTATATCGGATCGCTTGTCGCAGACTTCCATCGGACGCTTTTACAGGGCGGGATCTTCATGTACCCCGGAGATTCCATCAATGGGGCCGGAAAGCTCCGGCTTCTCTATGAAGCGGCACCCATGGCGATGGTCGCTGAACAAGCTGGAGGCCGTGCCAGCACTGGATTTCAGGACATCATGGACGTCATCCCCGAGGCACTCCATCAGCGAGTCCCGCTCTACATCGGATCAGCGGAGTTTGTGGATCTGGCGGAGCGACTATTGAGAGAAGGCTCAGAAATCTGA
- a CDS encoding DNA internalization-related competence protein ComEC/Rec2, whose product MGSLPPVANAALAFGAGVALTRFGALWSIAPLIGSVLVFLPIHLSRRPSQSWVWLPLLLAGLFAGSRVSGEPECVTDRSALVGRFLADPVGGSAPFRVEASRCEVRVVLGQQSAPAGHRVVLDGAWQEGRFRPWFRAARVELAEDPSSLRWASVRWAGVRWRASLVDRLRRQYGDRAPLVSALILARREGLDPDVRDAFARVGIAHLLAISGFHVGVFGGIVMAILRLGRLSRRRASVLSAVVTWVYVAVLGFPDAACRAALIMASVAVSNGHGRPPARWGALGSAFLILIVLDPTRLWSPGFQLSFAGAGGLVALSPLLTKALRDATAGKMPRPVATALAAGAAATLATLPIVSWHFERISVVGIPVTLLASPIVSLAVPGALVGLFLDMVFEPAGDFIAGGVDLLLAVLATGAEGIARLSWASTWVSRSTVNALAVGAALGQLAARYSGLRLGARRLRVVAYMAAIGLLWPVLLSWTGRGQVQLVFIDVGQGDAVAIRTPRARWLLIDAGPPQRGNGQHPVVKELQAHGVQKLEALVLTHPDLDHFGGALDVIGSFPVSEIVDPARPSPKAGFIDVLEASRDRGIRWRRAAAGQSWSIDGITLEVLAPADSLMEADTEANASSVVLWLTWGDFDAILTGDAPAEVERSISSRFSGRVEVLKVGHHGSTTSSDSLFLARTRPKVAVVSAGRNNRFGHPAPAVLGRLERVGALVSRTDLDGTIRVIGRRDGSYSIIGARD is encoded by the coding sequence ATGGGTTCGTTGCCGCCGGTCGCCAATGCGGCGCTCGCCTTTGGGGCGGGGGTCGCACTGACTCGGTTCGGCGCACTTTGGTCAATCGCGCCGCTGATTGGTTCGGTGCTCGTTTTTTTGCCCATTCACCTATCACGGCGGCCCAGCCAGTCATGGGTGTGGTTGCCTCTCCTTCTCGCCGGCTTGTTTGCCGGGTCCCGCGTCTCTGGGGAGCCGGAGTGCGTTACGGACCGGAGTGCCTTGGTCGGACGCTTCCTCGCGGACCCAGTGGGCGGTTCCGCTCCGTTTCGGGTGGAAGCTTCCAGATGTGAGGTCCGCGTCGTGCTCGGCCAGCAAAGTGCCCCCGCCGGCCATCGGGTTGTGCTGGACGGCGCCTGGCAGGAAGGACGGTTCCGGCCGTGGTTCCGAGCGGCACGCGTAGAGCTGGCGGAGGACCCATCCTCGCTCCGGTGGGCGTCCGTCCGGTGGGCCGGCGTCCGCTGGCGGGCGTCATTGGTGGACCGTCTGCGCCGACAGTACGGAGACCGAGCCCCTCTCGTGTCTGCGTTGATTCTTGCGCGACGTGAAGGACTCGATCCGGACGTGCGTGATGCATTCGCGCGCGTCGGCATCGCCCACCTCTTGGCGATCTCCGGATTCCATGTGGGCGTCTTTGGCGGAATCGTCATGGCCATCTTGCGACTGGGTCGACTCTCTAGACGTAGGGCCTCTGTCTTGAGCGCCGTCGTCACCTGGGTTTATGTGGCGGTGCTCGGCTTTCCTGACGCGGCATGTCGTGCAGCGCTGATCATGGCTTCGGTGGCGGTGTCCAACGGACATGGCAGGCCGCCGGCCCGGTGGGGCGCGCTCGGCAGCGCTTTTTTGATTCTCATTGTGCTCGATCCAACCCGATTATGGAGCCCAGGGTTTCAGCTTTCATTTGCGGGTGCCGGAGGTCTGGTGGCTTTGTCACCACTACTCACAAAGGCACTTCGTGACGCCACCGCAGGGAAGATGCCGAGACCCGTGGCAACTGCGCTTGCTGCGGGGGCGGCTGCCACGCTCGCCACTCTGCCGATCGTGTCATGGCACTTCGAGCGGATCTCGGTTGTCGGTATTCCCGTGACGCTCCTGGCGAGCCCTATCGTGAGCCTGGCGGTTCCCGGGGCACTGGTAGGGCTCTTCTTGGACATGGTGTTCGAACCGGCGGGGGACTTCATCGCAGGGGGTGTGGATCTACTCCTAGCTGTGCTGGCCACAGGAGCGGAGGGGATCGCCCGGCTCTCTTGGGCGAGCACCTGGGTGTCTCGATCGACCGTGAACGCGCTAGCCGTGGGGGCGGCACTTGGGCAGTTGGCTGCCCGTTACAGCGGGCTGCGGCTCGGCGCGCGGCGCCTGAGGGTTGTCGCATACATGGCCGCGATCGGTCTGTTGTGGCCGGTCCTGCTGTCGTGGACAGGGCGTGGTCAGGTCCAGCTCGTGTTCATCGACGTCGGCCAAGGTGATGCCGTAGCCATCAGAACGCCCCGCGCGCGGTGGTTGCTCATCGACGCAGGACCTCCTCAACGCGGAAACGGTCAACACCCTGTCGTGAAGGAACTCCAAGCGCACGGAGTCCAGAAGCTCGAAGCGTTGGTGCTCACCCATCCAGACCTAGACCACTTCGGCGGGGCTCTCGATGTGATTGGATCCTTTCCGGTCTCAGAGATCGTCGATCCCGCGCGACCCAGTCCCAAGGCCGGCTTCATCGACGTCCTTGAAGCCAGTCGGGATCGCGGCATCCGTTGGCGGAGAGCTGCCGCAGGCCAGAGTTGGAGCATCGACGGTATTACTCTCGAGGTCTTGGCGCCCGCGGACAGCCTGATGGAGGCAGACACGGAGGCGAATGCATCTTCCGTTGTACTTTGGCTCACATGGGGTGATTTCGACGCTATTTTGACCGGGGACGCTCCAGCGGAGGTCGAGCGCTCCATCTCCTCGCGGTTTAGCGGCCGGGTTGAAGTGCTGAAGGTGGGCCATCACGGGAGCACGACCTCTTCGGATTCACTCTTTCTTGCCCGGACCCGGCCCAAGGTGGCCGTCGTGTCTGCGGGGCGTAACAACCGTTTCGGGCATCCGGCGCCTGCGGTCTTGGGCCGACTCGAGCGCGTCGGGGCCCTCGTCTCCCGAACGGACCTCGACGGAACCATTAGGGTGATCGGCAGAAGGGACGGGAGTTATTCCATTATTGGCGCCCGAGACTGA
- the miaB gene encoding tRNA (N6-isopentenyl adenosine(37)-C2)-methylthiotransferase MiaB, whose amino-acid sequence MTDPKTPKRAYVETYGCQMNISDGELMQGVLADGGYTIVDSPEEADVVLVNTCAIREHAERRVLGRVSQLNGLKQERPELVIGVTGCMAQRMGQTLLEKAPYVDLVMGPDGYRGLADALSKLGDGAAQPESEPEVRRKRGPQLAVLDLSLGENYEGLEQRRGDGPTAWVPIQRGCDHRCTFCIVPYVRGPEKNRDPLEVLAEMRGLAESGVSEVTLLGQTVNSYEHGDWSFPRLLSEVANVDGIRRVRFTSPHPNDVTPELVEVMAGEIAVCEQLHLPAQSGNNRTLKRMLRRYTVESLIEKVELVRAAIPDIALSTDIIVGFPGESDDEFRDTLELMKTVRFDDAFTYKYSLRDGTPATRFPEDQFIEPELAQARLAELIEVSRAIQAEINVSEVGRTERVLIERHGRDEGQILGRTRRNKVVVFDGDLGRIGEYADVTLEGTTGATFTGREVKAPALAGTV is encoded by the coding sequence ATGACTGACCCCAAGACTCCGAAGCGCGCGTACGTCGAGACGTACGGGTGTCAGATGAACATCAGCGATGGTGAGCTGATGCAAGGCGTCCTCGCAGACGGCGGCTACACCATTGTGGACAGCCCCGAGGAAGCTGACGTCGTACTCGTCAACACGTGTGCGATCCGTGAGCATGCGGAGAGACGCGTACTGGGAAGAGTCTCGCAGCTGAATGGGCTCAAGCAGGAGCGCCCCGAACTCGTCATCGGTGTCACGGGCTGTATGGCTCAACGCATGGGTCAGACCTTGCTCGAGAAGGCTCCCTATGTTGACCTCGTCATGGGACCCGACGGATATCGAGGACTGGCGGACGCCCTCTCGAAGCTGGGAGATGGGGCAGCCCAGCCCGAATCCGAACCGGAGGTTCGGCGGAAGCGGGGCCCACAGTTGGCGGTTCTCGACTTGAGTTTGGGTGAGAACTACGAGGGACTCGAACAGCGTCGAGGCGATGGCCCGACGGCTTGGGTACCGATTCAGCGCGGCTGCGACCATCGGTGCACGTTTTGCATCGTGCCCTACGTGCGCGGGCCTGAGAAGAACCGTGACCCTCTCGAAGTGCTTGCGGAGATGCGTGGGTTGGCTGAGAGCGGCGTTTCGGAGGTCACTCTTCTTGGTCAGACCGTGAACTCGTATGAGCACGGGGACTGGTCGTTTCCGAGGCTGCTGTCCGAAGTGGCCAACGTGGATGGGATCCGGCGAGTGCGTTTCACGTCGCCGCATCCCAACGATGTGACGCCGGAGCTGGTCGAGGTCATGGCAGGTGAGATCGCGGTTTGCGAGCAACTCCATCTGCCGGCTCAGTCTGGAAACAACCGCACGCTCAAGCGAATGCTCCGGCGGTATACGGTGGAGAGCTTGATCGAGAAGGTGGAATTGGTCCGCGCGGCCATCCCGGATATCGCTTTGTCGACCGATATCATCGTTGGCTTCCCGGGCGAGTCGGACGACGAGTTCCGCGATACACTCGAACTGATGAAAACGGTGCGCTTCGATGATGCCTTCACGTACAAGTACTCGCTTCGTGATGGTACGCCGGCTACGCGATTCCCGGAGGATCAGTTCATCGAGCCGGAGCTGGCCCAGGCTCGCCTCGCCGAACTCATCGAAGTCAGCCGCGCGATCCAGGCGGAAATCAACGTCAGTGAGGTAGGGCGGACCGAGAGGGTCCTGATTGAGCGGCACGGCCGAGACGAGGGCCAGATCTTGGGCCGGACTCGCCGGAACAAGGTCGTAGTATTCGACGGAGACCTCGGACGCATCGGTGAGTATGCCGACGTGACGTTGGAAGGGACCACCGGTGCCACGTTTACTGGTAGGGAAGTGAAGGCTCCGGCACTCGCGGGGACGGTGTGA
- a CDS encoding MiaB/RimO family radical SAM methylthiotransferase — protein MSVYYQTFGCKANQYDTERMRQEAEARGAGTTSDVSGADVVVVNTCTVTNQADADARRYIRRLHRERPGAQIVVAGCSAALKADVYREMPGVTSVIAGHDPVEVAGRVSPATPVQIELRSSLDRIDSEPIGGELLRTRRDASRGWLKVQDGCDRKCSFCATRLARGESRSRSPEGVVAEARLLARSHPELVITGIHIGHYGVDLEPSWSLSRLLRLLLDEVPDVRFRLGSVEATEVDDLLIDLLAGAGGRVAPHLHMPLQSGADPVLKRMRRWHTREQYRVRALEIAERISPLGLGADVITGFPGETAEDHEATRSLIEELPFTYLHVFPYSPRSGTVAAELPNPVVQRVSGERSKELRSLVHQKGGAYRETRVGQTAEVVVEGNGGTALTGDYLRVGVEDGDRTRPATPELRRGTLRGDGDHLYIAWHTESSVISV, from the coding sequence GTGTCCGTCTACTATCAGACGTTCGGTTGTAAGGCGAACCAGTACGATACTGAGCGCATGCGCCAAGAGGCCGAGGCGCGTGGGGCTGGAACCACGAGCGACGTGTCAGGTGCAGACGTCGTTGTGGTCAATACCTGCACCGTAACGAACCAGGCGGACGCGGACGCACGGCGATACATCCGCCGGTTGCACCGCGAGAGGCCCGGTGCGCAGATCGTTGTCGCTGGCTGCTCCGCGGCGCTCAAAGCCGATGTCTACCGTGAGATGCCTGGCGTGACCTCGGTGATCGCGGGCCATGATCCCGTCGAAGTTGCCGGTCGGGTGAGCCCCGCCACTCCGGTCCAAATCGAGCTGCGGAGCTCACTCGATCGCATCGACTCGGAACCGATCGGTGGGGAACTGTTACGCACGAGAAGAGACGCATCTCGTGGATGGTTGAAAGTCCAGGATGGGTGTGATCGGAAGTGTTCGTTCTGTGCGACCCGACTCGCGCGCGGAGAGTCTCGCTCGAGGAGCCCGGAGGGCGTAGTCGCAGAGGCGCGGCTCTTGGCACGCTCGCATCCAGAATTGGTGATCACCGGGATCCACATCGGCCACTACGGCGTCGACCTCGAACCGTCATGGTCGCTGTCTCGCTTGCTCCGACTCTTGCTCGATGAGGTGCCGGACGTGCGCTTCCGACTCGGGAGTGTGGAAGCCACGGAGGTCGATGATCTCTTGATCGACCTATTGGCCGGCGCTGGTGGACGGGTGGCGCCGCATCTCCACATGCCGCTCCAGAGCGGAGCCGACCCGGTGCTCAAACGCATGCGTCGATGGCATACGCGGGAGCAGTACCGAGTCCGTGCGCTCGAGATCGCTGAGCGCATATCGCCTTTGGGCCTCGGTGCGGATGTGATCACCGGCTTTCCGGGAGAGACCGCAGAAGATCATGAGGCCACTCGATCGCTCATCGAGGAACTGCCATTCACCTACTTGCATGTCTTTCCGTATTCACCCAGGTCGGGGACCGTGGCTGCCGAGTTGCCCAATCCTGTCGTGCAGCGGGTCTCAGGAGAACGGAGCAAGGAGCTGCGGAGTCTCGTGCACCAAAAGGGTGGCGCCTATCGCGAGACCCGCGTCGGGCAAACGGCCGAAGTGGTTGTGGAAGGCAACGGTGGAACCGCGCTCACGGGGGACTATCTCAGAGTTGGGGTCGAGGATGGGGACCGCACTCGGCCCGCTACACCGGAGCTTCGCAGGGGCACGCTTCGAGGCGATGGTGACCATCTGTATATTGCATGGCACACAGAATCATCCGTCATTTCAGTATGA
- a CDS encoding cytidine deaminase — translation MNDDRLVAEARAVMGNAYAPYSEFHVGAALLGQDGSVYVACNVENGSYGLTVCAERAAVGNAVAAGVRNYVAVAIVTDGDGPVGPCGACRQVLAEFAPTMRVISEAGGRRREWTLDELLPEPFDGLLGRPGGIED, via the coding sequence GTGAATGACGATCGGCTGGTCGCTGAGGCACGGGCGGTGATGGGGAACGCTTACGCTCCGTATTCGGAGTTCCATGTTGGGGCTGCATTGCTTGGTCAAGACGGTTCCGTTTATGTGGCGTGCAACGTCGAGAACGGGTCGTACGGTCTCACTGTATGTGCAGAGCGTGCCGCGGTAGGAAATGCGGTGGCGGCGGGTGTGCGTAATTACGTCGCTGTAGCGATCGTTACAGATGGGGATGGACCCGTGGGGCCGTGTGGAGCCTGCCGGCAAGTGCTAGCGGAGTTCGCTCCGACCATGCGCGTGATATCCGAAGCAGGTGGTAGACGTAGAGAATGGACCTTGGACGAGCTTCTGCCCGAGCCCTTTGATGGGCTCCTGGGTCGACCTGGTGGGATAGAGGATTGA
- the alr gene encoding alanine racemase gives MEVQADALIRNAQAVRASAGDGARLIPMVKADAYGLGVDGAVRALETLDPWGFGVATAAEGVALRRSGVELPIVVVSPLPPSAVDSAVRAGLQISVSNAEGLAAVEAAGCRAGREVAVHVEVDTGMGRAGFDWRQVSEWAPLVAAAADGCVVWAGCYTHLHSADEGPETVRDQWGRLRETLNAMVVPDGVMIHVLNSAGAMRLPEYACAAVRPGIFLYGGRIGAGQPEPETVASVCARIVHIRTAEAGDTVGYGATYAAEARQQWATVSIGYGDGLPRGLGNTGDALVAGRCVPIIGRISMDVTVVNITGIAGVSVGDVATFIGSDGDERITVDEVAEHVNSISYEVLTGFTPRLPRIWVDHGE, from the coding sequence ATGGAAGTTCAGGCCGATGCGCTAATCCGTAATGCCCAGGCTGTGCGAGCCTCGGCCGGGGATGGCGCACGCCTGATACCCATGGTCAAGGCGGACGCCTATGGGTTGGGCGTCGATGGCGCCGTACGAGCGCTCGAAACGCTTGATCCGTGGGGTTTCGGCGTGGCTACCGCCGCCGAAGGCGTCGCCCTTCGTCGGTCCGGGGTTGAGTTGCCAATCGTGGTCGTGAGTCCGTTGCCGCCTTCGGCTGTGGATTCGGCGGTACGGGCCGGGCTTCAGATAAGCGTTTCGAACGCGGAAGGGCTGGCAGCAGTAGAGGCAGCGGGGTGCCGTGCGGGACGTGAGGTCGCCGTACACGTGGAAGTCGACACCGGGATGGGGCGAGCCGGATTTGACTGGCGACAGGTCTCGGAATGGGCGCCGCTGGTCGCGGCGGCAGCAGACGGCTGCGTCGTTTGGGCCGGCTGTTATACCCACCTCCACTCGGCAGACGAGGGGCCCGAGACCGTTCGTGACCAGTGGGGCCGCCTAAGGGAGACCCTCAATGCCATGGTCGTCCCTGACGGAGTCATGATTCACGTATTGAATTCGGCTGGAGCGATGCGCTTGCCGGAGTATGCCTGCGCTGCGGTGCGGCCCGGGATCTTCCTTTATGGGGGTCGCATCGGGGCAGGTCAGCCGGAGCCTGAGACGGTTGCGTCGGTCTGTGCTCGGATCGTGCACATCCGCACTGCCGAGGCCGGGGATACGGTAGGTTACGGTGCCACCTATGCGGCGGAGGCGCGGCAGCAATGGGCTACGGTGAGCATCGGGTACGGCGACGGGTTGCCCAGGGGACTCGGAAACACGGGTGATGCGCTGGTGGCTGGACGATGCGTGCCGATCATTGGGCGGATCTCCATGGACGTGACGGTGGTAAACATCACGGGTATTGCAGGTGTCTCCGTCGGAGATGTGGCGACATTCATTGGATCGGACGGAGACGAGAGAATCACAGTCGACGAAGTGGCAGAGCACGTGAACTCGATCAGTTACGAAGTACTGACCGGATTCACCCCTCGACTCCCCCGTATTTGGGTGGACCACGGTGAATGA
- the mazG gene encoding nucleoside triphosphate pyrophosphohydrolase — MSEPETDTVADTHHFAGPGTLDRALRLVEFLRKNCPWDAEQTAESLIPHLLEETHEVVDAIREGSPDELAGELGDLLLNLAFQIVVAEEKGDLDSNTVYGHLEEKMIRRHPHLFGNGEKLSWEALKAEERGSTDGALNGLAKGLDPLTKSFRIQERVASVGFDWDDFEGPYAKVKEELLEVRGAIEADDDALIEEEIGDLLFAVVNLSRLVGRHPTTALASANEKFKGRFEALERLARERGIDVPTAGLPVLDGLWDELKAREASRTD, encoded by the coding sequence ATGAGCGAACCAGAGACTGACACAGTGGCAGATACCCATCATTTCGCGGGTCCAGGCACGCTGGATCGAGCCTTACGACTCGTGGAGTTCCTTCGCAAGAACTGTCCATGGGACGCCGAACAAACGGCTGAGTCGCTCATCCCGCACCTGCTGGAGGAGACGCATGAAGTCGTCGATGCGATCCGCGAGGGCTCGCCCGACGAACTCGCCGGTGAACTCGGAGACCTTCTCCTCAACCTCGCTTTCCAGATCGTCGTCGCAGAGGAGAAAGGCGACTTGGACTCGAACACCGTTTACGGGCACCTCGAAGAGAAGATGATTCGCCGGCATCCTCACCTCTTCGGCAACGGCGAAAAGCTCAGCTGGGAAGCTCTCAAGGCCGAAGAACGAGGCAGTACGGATGGCGCGCTCAATGGGCTGGCTAAGGGACTCGACCCGCTCACCAAATCCTTTCGCATTCAAGAACGCGTCGCCTCTGTCGGCTTCGACTGGGACGACTTCGAGGGACCCTACGCTAAAGTCAAAGAAGAGCTGCTCGAGGTTCGCGGGGCGATCGAAGCCGATGATGACGCTCTGATCGAGGAAGAGATCGGTGATCTCCTCTTCGCAGTCGTCAACCTGTCACGGCTCGTAGGTCGTCATCCCACCACGGCGCTTGCATCTGCGAATGAGAAGTTCAAGGGTCGCTTCGAGGCACTGGAACGGCTGGCTCGAGAACGCGGGATCGACGTCCCGACCGCGGGGCTTCCCGTGTTGGACGGGCTCTGGGACGAACTGAAGGCACGAGAGGCGAGCCGAACCGACTAG